The Dehalococcoidia bacterium DNA window AGCGCCCGCTTGAGACACGAGGCGCAGCGGCGCCCGCCGCCGAGGAGCAGCACCGCAGTGCAGAGCGATCACACCGTCCGCGCGTTGACGGCTGTCCCCCTCTTCGCCAACCTTCCGCCCGCCGTGATCGAGGCGATCGCGGGCAAGGTTCGGCGCCGCCGTTTCAACAACGGCGAGGTGATCTTCCACGAGGGCGACCCTGGCCGTGCGCTCTGCGTGATCGAATCGGGCCGGGTGAAGGTCGTCTCCGTCTCGGAGCAGGGGCAGGAGGCGCTGCTGGCAGTGCTGGGGCCGAGCGAGTTCTTCGGCGAGCTGGCGCTGTTCGACGACATGCCGCGCTCGGCCGACATCGTGGCGATGGAGCAGACGCTGACGCTCAACCTCAATCGCGACGACTTCTTCGCGATCATCGATCGCTTTCCCAGCGTCTCGCGCCAGATCTTCAGCGTGCTCGCGGCCCAGATCCGCCGGCTGACCAGCGATGTCGCCGACATCGTCTTCCTCAACCTGGACGCGCGCATCGCCAAGCGGCTGCTGGAGCTGGCCGACTCCCACGGCGCCGACACGCCGGAGGGCCGGCGCATCGAGCTGAACCTGAGCCAGGCGGAGCTCGGCTCGATGGTGGGCGCCACGCGCGAGAGCGTAAACCAGTGCCTGCGCCGCTTCCAGGAGTCCGGGCTGATCACGCTCGGGCGGCAGCGCATCACCGTGGTCAAGGCCGACGGCCTGCGCCGCCGCATCAACTACTGAGCGGGGCGGCGTTCAGCGTTCTGCCACGCCCGTCGTGCCGTACTGCCTGGCCAGCCGCGCCTCGCAGGGAGCGCAGACGTAGAGCACGCCGCAGGCGCCCTCGGCGGTGTAATTGAGTGTGCGCCGGCCGCAAACGGCGCCGGCGGTGCTGGTGTTCAGCGGCAGATGAAACCAGCCGTCGCAGGAGGTGCAGGGCACGCCGGCGCCTTCATCGATGACGGTTGAACAGACGTGGCAGGTGTGCGGCGCCATTGGACTACCCGCCCAGTCGGGCGCCGGGCGCAAGGCCCGTGGCCCGCGCCCAGTCCGCCGCCGCGATCTTGCCCTGGCCCTCCGGCGTCACGCGCTTGAGCCGCACCGCGCCCTCGCGCATGGCTACGAGCACGCCCGCGTCTTCCACCGCCAGCACGGAGCCGGGCGCGCCGCCTGCTCCGGGCACGCGCTCCACGTCGAACAGCTTAAGCCTGGCGCCGCCCAGGCTGGTGACGGCGCCGGGCTGCGGGTTGCTGCCACGAATCAGGTTGTAGGTCGTGTCTGCCGGCGCCTGCCAGTCGATCCGCGTATGCTCTTCGCTGCAGGGCGGCTCGTAGGTCGCCTTGCTCTCGTCCTGCACGATCTTCGGCGCCGTGCCGGCCTTCACCAGGTCGATCGCCTCGACCATCGCGTCCACGCCGATCGGGAAGAGCTTGTTGAAGTAGATCGAGCCGACCGTGTCGTCTGGTCCGACCGGGACCTCCTTCTGCAACAGGATCGGCCCGGTGTCGATGCCGGCATCGACCCAGAAGACGGTCAGGCCGGTCACGGCGTCGCCCTGGATGATCGCCCAGTTGATCGAGGAGATGCCGCGGTGACGGGGCAGTAGCGAAGGGTGATACTGGATCGTGCCCTGCGCCGGCAGCGTCAGCACGTTCTCGCGGATGATGTCGGTGACGAAGGCCATCACGTTGAGGTCCGGTTTCAGCGCCGCGTACTGCTCGAAGACCTCGGGGCGGCGCAGGCGTCGCGTCTCCAGCACGGGCAGGCCGGCGGCCTCGGCGGCGGCGCGCAGCGGATCGGGGCGGGCGCCCTCTTTCGTCGCCGGGGCGCAGACGCCGGCGACGTCGTGCCCCGCCTCGCGCAGCCGCGTGAGCACGCTCTCGCCGAACGCCTGCTGACCGATCAGCACGATGCGCATCGCCGCCTCCGCCGGGCCATTGCCCCGTCCCGACGCTACGCCCGCCGGAGC harbors:
- a CDS encoding Crp/Fnr family transcriptional regulator; translation: MQSDHTVRALTAVPLFANLPPAVIEAIAGKVRRRRFNNGEVIFHEGDPGRALCVIESGRVKVVSVSEQGQEALLAVLGPSEFFGELALFDDMPRSADIVAMEQTLTLNLNRDDFFAIIDRFPSVSRQIFSVLAAQIRRLTSDVADIVFLNLDARIAKRLLELADSHGADTPEGRRIELNLSQAELGSMVGATRESVNQCLRRFQESGLITLGRQRITVVKADGLRRRINY
- a CDS encoding methionyl-tRNA formyltransferase produces the protein MRIVLIGQQAFGESVLTRLREAGHDVAGVCAPATKEGARPDPLRAAAEAAGLPVLETRRLRRPEVFEQYAALKPDLNVMAFVTDIIRENVLTLPAQGTIQYHPSLLPRHRGISSINWAIIQGDAVTGLTVFWVDAGIDTGPILLQKEVPVGPDDTVGSIYFNKLFPIGVDAMVEAIDLVKAGTAPKIVQDESKATYEPPCSEEHTRIDWQAPADTTYNLIRGSNPQPGAVTSLGGARLKLFDVERVPGAGGAPGSVLAVEDAGVLVAMREGAVRLKRVTPEGQGKIAAADWARATGLAPGARLGG